In one Lolium rigidum isolate FL_2022 chromosome 3, APGP_CSIRO_Lrig_0.1, whole genome shotgun sequence genomic region, the following are encoded:
- the LOC124696722 gene encoding uncharacterized protein LOC124696722, translating into MDGYGHRPGNELSLTAWTLSADLCHWNKVNECFVRDIWESNNYLQSGLPKILPLFPVLSMNEDDVVYLVVTRRKVVACQVEYMGQYLLRVDMQHHKVSFCPQNAEQIRSQPFASQCSAYVSAYHKGKVKARKVEACKDKELIWCT; encoded by the exons ATGGATGGCTATGGTCACCGGCCGGGCAATGAATTATCATTGACCGCCTGGACACTGTCGGCAGACCTCTGTCATTGGAATAAAGTCAATGAGTGCTTTGTGAGGGACATCTGGGAAAGCAACAACTACCTCCAGTCGGGCTTGCCAAAGATCTTGCCGTTGTTCCCAGTGCTGAGCATGAACGAAGATGATGTTGTCTACCTAGTCGTCACTCGTCGGAAAGTGGTTGCTTGTCAAGTGGAGTACATGGGCCAGTATTTGCTTAGGGTTGACATGCAGCATCACAAAGTCTCCTTCTGCCCACAAAATGCAGAACAGATACGTTCCCAACCCTTCGCCAGCCAGTGCAGTGCATACGTAAGCGCTTACCACAAG GgaaaggtgaaagcaagaaaggtggAGGCATGCAAGGATAAAGAGTTGATCTGGTGCACCTAA
- the LOC124696720 gene encoding B3 domain-containing protein Os03g0212300-like gives MDDLADFEFFEIILEDGSRKLRLPDKFASLLDGREPRELKLREAGGGRLLCDVEVVFDGEGHMYLGRGWDQFAREYDVQRGHFLVFSYDGDAVLAVKVFDGTMCRRHYKHDDDDDYDSVTIKEEDPASESSCESGSNNSIDSGGNNSIYTGSKNSTDSGSKNSSSPEMDVDDAPTSQFTVMMRQCHLGAKQNQYLNVPAEFQVAHGYAERSKVVLRMRGKSWTVNLKHNHRSVGHPRTSLRYGWHQFFVDNHLDVGDTCFFRALRGGDAGRGEEHVLKVEVRKRDGTFVH, from the exons ATGGACGACTTGGCAGATTTCGAGTTCTTCGAGATCATACTTGAAGACGGCTCGCGGAAGCTG AGGCTCCCTGACAAGTTTGCAAGCCTGCTTGACGGCCGCGAGCCCCGGGAACTGAAGCTGCGGGAGGCCGGCGGGGGGCGTCTGCTGTGCGACGTGGAGGTGGTTTTCGACGGCGAGGGTCACATGTATCTCGGGCGAGGCTGGGACCAGTTCGCCCGCGAGTACGACGTGCAGCGTGGGCACTTCCTCGTTTTCAGCTACGACGGCGATGCGGTGCTcgccgtcaaggtgttcgacggaaccatgtgccgcaggcactacaagcacgacgacgacgacgactatgaCAGCGTGACGATTAAAGAAGAAGATCCAGCCAGTGAGAGCAGCTGCGAAAGTGGCAGCAACAACAGCATCGACAGTGGCGGCAACAACAGCATCTACACTGGCAGCAAGAACAGCACCGACAGTGGCAGCAAGAACAGCAGCTCGCCTGAGATGGACGTTGACGACGCGCCGACGTCGCAGTTCACCGTCATGATGAGGCAGTGCCACTTGGGCGCGAAGCAGAATCAGTACCTG AACGTGCCGGCCGAGTTCCAGGTCGCGCACGGGTACGCGGAGAGGAGCAAGGTGGTGCTGCGGATGCGCGGCAAGTCGTGGACGGTGAACCTCAAGCACAACCACCGGTCGGTCGGCCATCCCCGCACGTCCCTCAGATACGGGTGGCACCAGTTCTTCGTCGATAACCACCTCGACGTCGGCGACACCTGCTTCTTCCGGGCGCTCCGCGGGGGCGACGCCGGCCGCGGCGAGGAACACGTGCTCAAGGTGGAGGTGCGCAAGCGAGACGGCACCTTCGTGCACTGA